The Candidatus Zixiibacteriota bacterium genome includes a window with the following:
- the hprK gene encoding HPr(Ser) kinase/phosphatase yields the protein MPQITVEKLFNSRGQDFELTLLNSGEAGMKKVIRNPEIHRPGLALTGFFERFASERTQILGETELAYLNQLSEERMVEISEELFQYDIPLVIISKGIIPPETFIKVADEHHTGVFSSRLTTADLTSRLSVYLDTLFAPSITIHGTLVDVYGVGLLYTGKSGVGKSEVALDLVERGHRLVADDVCKITRTAPDVIIGTGSELLGHHMEIRGVGIIDIEALFGIRSIRLQKRVEVEVNLTLWEESDDYDRLGVEDRRTTVLGVSIPIVRVPISPGKNITVISEVIAMNHMLKVYGENSAVEFTKKLSEKISRQSTTRDYLESDHE from the coding sequence ATGCCTCAGATAACCGTCGAAAAACTGTTCAACTCGCGCGGCCAGGATTTCGAGTTGACCCTGCTCAACTCCGGCGAGGCCGGCATGAAGAAGGTGATCCGCAATCCGGAGATTCATCGCCCCGGGCTCGCTCTCACCGGATTCTTCGAGCGCTTTGCCTCCGAGCGGACCCAGATTCTCGGTGAGACCGAGTTGGCCTATCTCAACCAGCTCTCCGAGGAACGCATGGTGGAGATCTCCGAAGAGCTGTTCCAATACGACATCCCGCTGGTGATCATCTCCAAGGGGATCATCCCGCCCGAGACATTTATCAAGGTGGCCGATGAACACCACACCGGTGTGTTTTCCAGCCGCCTTACCACCGCCGACCTGACCAGCCGTCTTTCGGTTTATCTGGACACCCTGTTCGCGCCCTCGATAACGATCCACGGAACGCTGGTGGATGTCTACGGCGTCGGGCTGTTGTACACCGGCAAATCCGGAGTCGGCAAATCGGAGGTGGCGCTCGACCTGGTCGAGCGGGGCCATCGGCTGGTGGCCGATGATGTCTGCAAGATCACCCGCACGGCGCCGGATGTGATTATCGGCACCGGCTCGGAACTGCTCGGGCATCACATGGAAATCCGGGGTGTCGGGATTATCGATATCGAGGCGCTGTTCGGAATTCGCTCGATCCGACTCCAGAAGCGGGTAGAGGTCGAGGTCAACCTGACTCTCTGGGAGGAGTCGGACGACTATGACCGCCTGGGGGTCGAGGACCGCCGCACGACCGTGCTGGGCGTGTCGATTCCAATCGTAAGGGTGCCGATTTCCCCCGGCAAGAATATCACGGTGATTTCCGAGGTGATTGCCATGAACCACATGCTGAAGGTTTACGGCGAAAACTCGGCGGTCGAGTTCACCAAGAAGCTCTCCGAAAAAATCTCCCGCCAGTCGACCACACGCGACTATCTCGAATCGGATCACGAATAG